Proteins found in one Oncorhynchus tshawytscha isolate Ot180627B linkage group LG25, Otsh_v2.0, whole genome shotgun sequence genomic segment:
- the LOC112247646 gene encoding ligand-dependent corepressor-like → MMLPKQNQPIKEWPHLPSPNPSSPRERNIKALCKLCLHPISFHPIRRSLSADGQAGLPMWSLQDGRRENFSHSVPLKPPSPLCHALHIKQEVNLFSSPELSPNQNQMSRPFDHLSLLSRYGSPSWASKTHFGALLKLRANSRAGDHLKDLPSLLEAAGLFTKSPSCGKAIIQEAPRDPGLSLSHSPTVDLKIPQVRGLGGLGMDFCLGSQSSDPYRLPSHHSENSLGKRQRSILPKHSRLGSSGGEREYWASSDADRPASGGRYPTSDPEADLSNMHLRKKRGRYRQYNAELLEEAIGVVMEGKMSVSKAQTVYGIPHSTLEYKVKERLGTLKHPPKKKLKLMSHMEEPEDTEAPESQEALYATMDLQSVSASGENGRQLLSTRLSPDE, encoded by the coding sequence ATGATGTTACCTAAGCAAAATCAACCAATAAAGGAGTGGCCTCATCTTCCCTCCCCCAACCCATCCTCccctagagagagaaacattaaAGCACTGTGCAAGCTCTGCTTACACCCAATTTCCTTCCATCCAATCAGGCGTTCCCTGAGTGCTGACGGACAGGCCGGGCTGCCTATGTGGAGCCTgcaggatgggaggagggagaatTTCAGCCACTCTGTCCCTTTAAAGCCCCCCTCGCCTCTCTGTCACGCCCTGCACATCAAACAGGAAGTGAACCTATTTTCCAGCCCAGAGTTGTCTCCCAACCAGAACCAGATGTCCAGACCCTTcgaccacctctctctcctttccaggtACGGCTCTCCGTCCTGGGCCTCCAAGACCCACTTCGGAGCCCTCCTGAAGCTCCGGGCCAACAGCAGAGCTGGAGACCACCTCAAAGACCTACCCAGCTTGCTGGAGGCTGCAGGGCTCTTCACCAAGTCACCCTCCTGTGGGAAGGCAATCATCCAGGAGGCCCCCAGAGACCCgggcctctctctttcccattccCCGACCGTTGACCTCAAAATCCCGCAGGTGAGAGGCCTTGGAGGCCTGGGGATGGACTTCTGCTTGGGCTCCCAGAGCTCTGATCCCTACAGACTCCCCAGCCACCACAGTGAGAACAGCCTGGGGAAGAGGCAGAGGTCCATCCTGCCCAAACACAGCCGCCTGGGAagcagtggaggagagagggagtactgGGCTTCATCCGATGCAGACCGCCCTGCCTCTGGGGGGAGGTATCCTACCTCTGACCCCGAGGCAGACCTCAGCAACATGCATCTGAGGAAAAAGAGGGGACGATACCGTCAGTACAACGCAGAGCTGCTAGAGGAAGCTATCGGAGTGGTGATGGAGGGGAAGATGAGCGTGTCCAAGGCTCAGACCGTCTACGGGATCCCTCACAGCACGCTGGAGTATAAAGTCAAGGAGCGCCTTGGCACCCTGAAACACCCGCCCAAGAAGAAGCTGAAGCTGATGAGCCACATGGAGGAACCGGAGGATACGGAGGCCCCAGAGAGCCAAGAAGCTCTGTATGCGACCATGGACCTTCAGTCTGTGTCAGCATCTGGAGAGAACGGCAGGCAGCTGCTCAGTACACGCCTCTCCCCAGACGAATAA